GTTCTTCATATAACAACAACAAGGAGATGATCAAGATGGAGCACTCGCTTGTTAGTGTATCTCAAGAAACCTGCCTGAGCTCAGATGTGAATGCAGCCACGACCACGGAGGTATCTTCGGTTCCGGCAATGAAGCAAGAGATGAGTATGATGGGAATGATGAATGGTAGCAAGTCTTATGACGATCTATGTGACTTAAGAGGGATCTTATGGGACTACTGATTAGATTTAGTCGGGGGGAATTATAGTTAATTAATGATTTAATTGTGATTAAAGAGTGTATTCGTTGGGtttgaaattaatttatgtaGTTAATACATTACATATAGGATTTGCTAGGGGGTTaatcctatatattattttcgcTTCATTGATCTTATTTAGTTGGTTGTGTAATTAGTTTATAGTgtggagaaaaaaagaaaaaaaagattggaATCATTTGGGATTTTTAGTGCTTAGGTAATATATTCTCAATGTACACTGTAATATACATATAAGTATTTTTCCTATATACATACTTCTTATAGAGTATCAATTACCAAGATTTACAAactactccatctgtttcataaTGTTACTTACTGATACACTAAGAATGAATCCTCCATCTATACTAAGAATTGAATGTTGAAAACGCCATATATCACTTACATATTTTACTGATTTACAAACTACTCCATCTGTACTAAGATTGTTGAAATTAACCACCATATATCACttacatattttagaaaaaaacaatttcaaaaagatacattttttgtattttcaatgcatattttgtcaactaataatgattaattacaaattttaaaaaatttaattgcgtttattggattattattttttagatttataggaaaaggataaaaacaaaaaaattatatatttattatatgttttattaatatgtgtgaaaaatctaaaacatgcaTCATattgaaacagatggagtatataTATTCTTAGTTAATTTCGATATCCTTTTGACAATTTCAAACTCAAGTAGATATACAAATGAAAATGATAATAACTAAGTGAATGTTATGTATTTTTGTTTACAGTTGTTATCATTAgtgtagaatatatatatatatggttttagGTTTACTATTTGCATCGcttataatcataatcaacctaattttttgagatttttttttgtcaacctaaTTTATCattatgtatttgtttttgaGGAATTAATATGCTAAAATAGACTCTCTTTttgtttgagaatttttttttaaaaaaaatagcattttcGATCGAATCTGAATAAAACACAGCTCATGAAGCATGTGAATGTTCCCTGAATCTGGGCAGCATATTAGCCTTTTCATATGCCAAATAATTTAGATTATTAGATTATGACACATTGTCACATTGACACACTAATAtatgacaatatatatagaaatacaTTTCAACTAAGAACATTAATGATTAATGATGGGTTTCTTGTGAAAATACAATTCCAGATCCCTAAGTCTTAATTATGTCTTAAGGAACTTGTTATTACATCAATCACATTACGTTTTCctactaattttttaatagttgCGAGTTTTTGAATGTTTCATATCATTCAATTTTCAGCACTTTGTGATTACATCTGTTAGTACCGTAAATACTTATATTTCGTTTTTTCAATATAGATATACTCTATCTCAAGGAATTTTCTTGGGTCCCGATCAAAGCACAAAGCTTTGGCTTTACATGGAATAAGATATGGCTGCAGATCTGTGTTTAAGATTTAGTAGCAGATCTCTTTTTGATTGAATGTGCTGTGATATTCTTAGAATTGAATtctttacatatttatatataacgaCAAagaattcattttaattttaaaattaaaaagcatGAACATATATCTATTGTATAAACATAATGCCATGCAGCTAAtacatttttcttcttcaaattcccTTGACTTATAGATTCGTCTTAGTTCTTATCCTTAATATTTTCTCTATGCTCTTATGTTACcataattttctaaaatgatGCAAACGTTCAAGTGTAGATAATTATATAAGCGacttaaaaagacaaaaaactcTTAACCGTACATAAATAAATGATGTATCGGGTTCAATGTACTCTGCTTGTTTAGAAATAAGCGTGTGAGTCTCTTCCACCTCAAATTCAGGACATAAATCTCATTAATTATGTGTTGAATCTTGGACATGAATATAATGGTAATTTTTTTGGCTTACAACAATTGTAGAAAGCgattttactaattaaaaaaaattgtaaaaagaaaatgCAGGAATATGAGCATTATTTTAATGCGCATAATAACAGGACTTTCCATTTAAAGCGAAGCTTTTAGATCGATACTTGCAGCAAAGCTAACCGTTCTTTCCCGTTTTTTCGGTTTCTAGATGATGATCTCTATTGCCTCTTTTATACTGTCTCTTTCTTCTATCCTTTTCTTTCAGTTCATCATGTTATATACACCAAACCatattctataaatataatCATTTATCGCCCATAAGACATATAcattgaatgatttttttttaacacatatACATTGAATGATTATATTTTGTCATGGACAACTTAATTTTGATCAATGATTGTACTTTATCATTTTGTATTGAATTTTCTGTCATCACCTAATTGAAATGATACTGTAGAAAACAAGTGTGAATTTATAACAAATGTAAAGTTTTTTGTTACATAGTTTTCAAAACTTTCACATTGATGAGAAACTATGTGGCACATTATACAATTTAATTAAAACACTTTTTAGGTTAGAGTTATAGTAAATAAAGTAGCTTTATACTCCatccgttcccgaaagtaagattttctaaagtATATAcgcttaataaaaatttaataaatgtttataatttaatttattttttactttttaatacaCTTTCCAATAGCTTTctaccaatgaaatttaatcaattcaaatattctcaattaatgtttctcaaaagtataaaaaagtaccttaacaatatagaaaatctatttttgtggaacaagaaattttttaaaaaaatcttactttcgggaacggagagagtatataCGTGCAATGTAAAAGTTGACGTTCCAACTAATACcacttttctttttaacttaAAGATATCACGAATCTATGAAATGGtctaaactaatttttaaacgGAACTGCATTTCGCAGATAAATCCTTTTGGATATTCAGATGGATCGTAGATGGACACATTGAAGTGTAGTGGGATGATCCAACTAGCATTGTTATAaccagtcttcttcttcttaaaagAAAACAGTCCAATTATGTTgaattttgtataaattaaaaaattattttagtagttaaaatatgtttaatagTTGCGCttattataaatctatatttgaGATATTGAAATATGAATTACCCGAAACCCTATTAGGGTTTACTGGAGAAAGAAATTTGACGGTCACATGCATTAGCCAATGACTCTGCACCGTACACCTTCGCCTGTCTTGCGTAACCCAAACAAAACATAGTACCATTTCGAAATGTTTTTGCTTAACTGGTTGCAGTTTCTCAcaaaaattgtttcttttaCAGCTGATTTGTTATCAGTAAGAAGATCCAAttctcaatttcaaaagtttgcaTGATTTTGATGTAAAAAGCAATTAAGCGATTAAATTGAACATTTCATTATTGTTACAAAGAGCGGATCAGATTAGACAGTAGATAGCTATACCATGAGCCATGGGTTTGACAAAAGGAAATATAGCACTAAATATTGGGCTAATGTAAAGATCATGGGCTTAGTTCATTCATATTTTCAATTTGTTGGGGATGAGTATCGTGTGTTAATTAGGACATAAATCTCATGGGCTGGACATAAATTGCTAGTTATGGTCCTTAACGCCTTATCGACTGGactttaaaacaaaatcaaatgaaatattttgaagaCAGGACTGAGTTTGACAATACGATAACAACATTACAAAACACAATTAATTATTCCGTTAATTAAGATAGAAAGTTGATTTGtctaaaataaaagatagaaaGTTGATTATGATAGGTCGATATTTGAGTGAAACACCTTTATTCGACAACCACTAGTTGGTCTTGGTTAGTATAAGGATTAGCTGAGACTATGATTAACAGGTAAACAGGTTAACCCATCGTAAACAAGGATGGTGACAGAAAATAAGGAAAATAGCATGAAAATGGAAAATGATAGCTATATAAATCGAAATAACTTTTGATAAATATATCATGTCAATATAGTCATACATGCCATAACCATATTTGATAAACCAATAATGATTATTCCTATGttaggaagaaaaaaacaagaaaaaacaatgAGTGGGGGTTGAACAAATactaattaaataacaaaaagaagatgaatgagataataattaacaaaacgACCAAGGGgtgattaattaataattacccaatcttctctctctctcattcagTAACTCCTCATAGTAGtcgtttctctctctatttcaaaAGAGAAGGAGCGCTCTTGCTTTCTCTCTTCTCGCCGCTTCAACGCCATCGATCctgcaaaaaaaattcttcatctctctctcctctttgtCATCGAAGTCACCAAGATACAGTGATCATCAGTTTCCAGTTTGAAGGTATAAGGAACTATAAATCTCTGCGCAAGTCTAATCTTGGCTTTCACCGACACCTGATCTTGCTTTTTCTCTTAACACTGAAATGAATTTAACTTTACTATGCTTGATCTCGTTTGACTTGTGATGCTTAAACAATGTTTTTAGCTTCTGTTAGTTTAAATTCCTGCTGGTTCTCCAGTCATTGTATGAGCTCAGAAACAGCTGTTACGAGCAGTGTACCTGTCTTAATTTCGGTTCTTATCCTCTAAACCAAACGGTATAGTTTGTTGATTCCATTTTGCTACTGGTGTTTCGACAAGAGATTAGTTTTCATTCAagagttatttattttaaccacaAGCTATAGGGGATTTACCTACGTATAAAAgcaaataatttcatttataatataaaGTAAGATTACAGTGTGTACAAGTTACTAAAGGCCTTCGGTTTTTATTCCTGATGTAGAAGTCTCACTGCAACGTTTGGAGCTGAAGGCGGTGAGAGTAAAGCAGAGTTCAAAACGGGAGCACTCTGTTGTATTGTGGCCTCGAGGCCACTGGTAACAACCAAATCACCACCCCGCAGCGGCAGAGATGTTCTTCCATCGCGTCAAGATGAAGCACTGCAATGGCGGACTAATCTCAGCTTCTTACCTGCTGTAAATACTGGAGATGGTTTGGATCAGGATACGAGCGACGATGAGAGTCACAGGTTTGGACTGTACTCGAGCACAAGTAGACGAAGTGAAACTCTGGAATCCTGTTTTCAGCAATCGCCAAGATGGGCTTCGACCTCGTCTGCTTCTGGTGGGATTGAACAGGACACTGTACCAATAACATATAACTCAAAGCCGCAATGCTTGGATGGGGTAAGTTGATCTTCTTACAATATTCAAGATGAGCTTTTCATGATAGATGAACCATGTACCTCGCTGATGTACTTGTATTACAGGAGAAAAGTATTGATAGAGAAAGTACAGCGAGTTTCAGCTCGTTGCTGAAACTATCACAACCAACAACTGCCTCACGGGTGACTCCAAGCAAGCAACCTTTAAGCCTTGCTCACTGTTCTTATCCTCGAGTCTTCTGCAACCCGGTTTCAGATTGTGAGAATCCTGAACTTCATCATCCCCAAGAAGACGCATTCACAGATCCTGTTTCCAGTTTCATGACGTCCACAATAAACCACCAAGGCTCACAAGTAGAGGAAGCATCATCAAACTCTAGTAACAGCACGAGTAGCAATGACAACAAGCTGCTAGATGTGGAAAGATCCAACGAAACACAGGCAGCAAACCAGAGACTTGAACCAGGTTCAACGACACAAGCCACACAACATAGATGCGGGGTTTGCAAAAAGCTCCTATCTCAGAAATCACCATGGTGCTCTCATAAGATACTGAGAAGTGGAGACATGCCAGCTGCTGGTGTTTTCCCCTGCCACCACGTCTACCATGTCGAATGTTTAGACAAAGTGACCCCAACTTCTCAAACCCGAGATCCGTCTTGTCCTGCTTGCTCAAATACCATCGGAGCATTCGAGCATGAACTGATAGAGCCAGAGACGCTGCAACAGGCTCTAAGAtctctaagaagaagaagccacacAGCTACGGGTTCAGAGCTGCTGAGTACCGACAATCAAACAAGACCGCTTAGAAGAAGACATAAATGGGAAAAACTAAGCTGCTGTTTGAATATAAGCTTCCTATCTTCTTCCTAAAATCCAACATGACCTTATTCTATTTACTCATACCTGGATCTAGCTCATAAGTGTAACCATATGTTTACTACCTACATTGATTTACTATGCCATTGTAACAACAAATAAGGATGAATATTTACTTGTAGAGCAAAAGAAACTCTATTCAAGACAGTTTGTAAGACAAAAAAACCCTTTCAGTCAAAATTTGTCGAGAATTggaatcaaaaacaaaaacctaaaagaagaatcaaaataaaaaaatttaaaacttaaatatatttgttgggGGAGTTAAAGCTCGCAAAAGCCATCCCTGCGCCGAGTAAATCGTACGCTCAGGCAGCAAGCAGTCTTCATCGCTGAAAACAAAGGAATTATATAAAAGGTAAGGTATTGAAGCCTTTCCCGTCACCAGAGCCGCCGGCCATAGCTTCCAAAAGAATGGACATGGGGTTGCTCGTGATGATCGGAGCAAGGTCAAAAAaacctaatccctaaacccttttTCTCAGCTCAGATAAGATCAAGTAGTTTTGAAGCTCAGAGTTGGTTACTTGCTCCTTATTTATACTAGTCTTTGGTCAAAGCCCTAACCCTAGTCTCTCCTTAATTTTTCCGCCTCCAATTGGGAATTTCCAAGAATACCCTCGTGTAAAGAGATATATTAACATAACAGatccaaaattattataatattcttAAGAAACCCCTTATCTCCTGAAAGAGCACAAATGATCCTAAGTTGAGCTTTCTTTATACGAGTGATAAGAATGATCCATGGATAGAGAGAATAGACTCTGAAACACTAAACAATAAAAAGCCCTTGGCACGACTTAAGCTTTCTTTAGAACTAGTGAGTTTTAAGTAGAAGTATTTACACCAAGAACCTCACTTCTTGACATACAAGATGGAGAAAGGCTGACAGAAAAAAAGATggagagaaaagaaaatgaacAAAAGGGAAAGCTGTGCTGTGTGTTTTACAGAGGAGATGTTGTAGACTTTTGCATTTTGTTCTTCTCTTGTGCCTTTGGTGGCTGAGCCGAATGAACTGCTGCTCTGTATGAAGATGAAGCAAGCTGTGCCAGTGCCGGTAGGGTGCCACCTGCAAACATTAAAGACCAGGTTCATCCTTCCCATAGTCCAAAAGTGACCAAGAGATCAAAAAAGGAACTTATGTTCCACAACAGTAAGAAAGTAGTGGAGGATGAGGAGGGGGGAAGAAGATCCCAAACCTGCTAGTCCAGCACAGGCCGATGAAACAACTATAACAGGCGGTGCCTGCATTGACACAGAAATGAAAATTCAATTGCTTCATCAGTATGGAAAAGGGTTAAGCAATTCACTGGTCTTTTCCCCAGAAAAATTATGAATTGAAATGGAACAAAATGAAACAAAGCAtgatgaaaagaagaagagaactcTGCatcttttgtaaataacttACCCCAACAAGAAAGTGTAACCACATGGGTCCTTTTATCCACTTGCGTACAATTGGCATAACTGCgtcaatcaaaaaaaaaaagagcatttAAAACAAGCCAAACAGACTCAGACTCAGACTCTTACTCTTTTAAACAAAGCTTTAAATCTAACTGCTACCAGTGTAGTCTATCACCAACACATAACTAGATAACTAATACAGATGATAGTACGCTGATTCTTATAGCCCACAATTGGTAATTAAATACAGTCAAGCCTCTCCTTGGAATAAAGTATGACTAATCTTAGATGACTAAATCTCTGCTTCTAATTCCTTCTCCAAGTCAGAGAAGACTCCTAAAGTGAGCAATAAAGAAGTAGGTGCAACTCGATTAAAGACTTTTAGACACAATCAACGAGTAAAGAACAAGTTGAAAGACATAAGAAGATATTAGTTCAGACAAGATTCGATGTGAGATATGTCTACATACCATGGTTAAATCCAATGAATGCACTTGCAGTACCACCAACAGCTGATCCAATCTAAAGATCATATAACAAAACAAAGCTTGAAAAAATAGATCGCTAACACCTTTTTAATCCATTTGAAATAAAAACAGAAGGGAATGTCTTTTGCATCCTCAAAGTCAAAAAAACAATCTTTTGACAAGTGAAGCAGGCTTCAGTTACACTAAAAGAGTCGAACTTtgccaaatccaaaccaaaagaaatcaaattctTATAACGAAACTTACCATAGAAAAGCTATCCCTGATGAAGGGAGACACAGTCCATTCACTGGTTTCCTGAAATCAATCAATTCCTAATTAAGAATATATCCTAAAAGAACGAATCTTCCTCTATAGTGACCATCTGGAACAGAGATCTGTATAATACAAATTGAAAATACCAAGTTTTTAGTGAGAGGGCCTGCGCAATGATGGCATCTGATCTCTGTCTCATGCGCTGAATCAGCCATTTTTATTAGtaggaagaagacgaagaagagcaCGAGAAACCCACAACGATAGGGTTTAGACTCTGTTTTGCTTTCTTCCTCTGTTGTTGTTCGGCGAGAAAGAGTCCACCGCCTGCGTATTCTCTGCACGCCAGCTTAAACAAACCGAGTCGGTCCAACCGTGAACTATTAATTAGAATCTTTGGACCGGTCAGGACCGGTTTACTcagctccatcttcttcttttttactttttaggaGGTGATACATTTGTTAAAggtaagatgtttttttttttgcttatccAAGTTATCTTTAGAATCTCACTTCTCCGTGTTCCAAAGGGTTAGAGACAACTTTTTGAAATACATGTATTAACGAATATAAAGAGAAAGTAGACGAACAAagaatgtaaataaataaactgaaaacaagaaaaacaagaatGGATACTATTATCTACTTGCAGCTAAACAATCAATCTTTATAAACGATCCACGATCCGATTTGTCTCCCAGCCTTCGGGGTTTGGAAACATTGTTGCCTAGTGGTCAAAGTTTAAAGGCTTTTACATCCAAGTTTGGGGTTCAAATCCCAGGCGACGCAATTTCTACACTAACAAGTCTGGATTTCAATTTCCGGAAAAGGTGAATTATGCAGAAAAATTGGAGAAAATACTTATAAGAGATCTTCAGCATGGCGTAAAGAGTACCGTCAGGAATTGATCTAATATGGCGGCTCAGGGTGTCCAGTCAGATGTGAATCATCGTAAGACAGGTAGAATTATCTGCTGTAATATCGtctatgtaatgtttctcataatttgtaatagcataataaccagacaaaaaaataaatatttaccaaaatatgaattttctgttctggaaaagaaaaaaaaatgactcAACAATTCAATATCTTCCCATGGATCTATTGGTACATTTAGAAGGcgaggaacaacaatttttaaTGGGAAAGTCG
This genomic stretch from Brassica napus cultivar Da-Ae chromosome C9, Da-Ae, whole genome shotgun sequence harbors:
- the LOC106394009 gene encoding uncharacterized protein LOC106394009, translating into CRSLTATFGAEGGESKAEFKTGALCCIVASRPLVTTKSPPRSGRDVLPSRQDEALQWRTNLSFLPAVNTGDGLDQDTSDDESHRFGLYSSTSRRSETLESCFQQSPRWASTSSASGGIEQDTVPITYNSKPQCLDGEKSIDRESTASFSSLLKLSQPTTASRVTPSKQPLSLAHCSYPRVFCNPVSDCENPELHHPQEDAFTDPVSSFMTSTINHQGSQVEEASSNSSNSTSSNDNKLLDVERSNETQAANQRLEPGSTTQATQHRCGVCKKLLSQKSPWCSHKILRSGDMPAAGVFPCHHVYHVECLDKVTPTSQTRDPSCPACSNTIGAFEHELIEPETLQQALRSLRRRSHTATGSELLSTDNQTRPLRRRHKWEKLSCCLNISFLSSS
- the BNAC09G54200D gene encoding uncharacterized protein BNAC09G54200D, with product MADSAHETEIRCHHCAGPLTKNLETSEWTVSPFIRDSFSMIGSAVGGTASAFIGFNHVMPIVRKWIKGPMWLHFLVGAPPVIVVSSACAGLAGGTLPALAQLASSSYRAAVHSAQPPKAQEKNKMQKSTTSPL